One Candidatus Planktophila limnetica DNA segment encodes these proteins:
- a CDS encoding ABC transporter ATP-binding protein: MAEKLLEVKNLCVSFKTRKGTVRAVNNLSFSINHGEVLGIVGESGSGKSVSMSAVMGLIKDDNAEITGEVLFNGEDLLKKSDDELRAIRGKDIAMVFQDPMTALTPVYTIGWHIREQLQLHGNISNQAAKLRAIELLEEVGIPDPAKRVDQYPHEFSGGMRQRAIIAMALSLNPKLLIADEPTTALDVTIQAQILDLLERLRKTHNSSIIIITHDMGVVSELSSEVLVMYAGRMVERSTKSALFANPQHPYTKGLMNSVPRVDRARTSRLETISGQPASLLNLPSGCAFRTRCSSAHAACTEQPVFTADSNGYGAACFLLTEGARS, translated from the coding sequence GTGGCTGAGAAATTACTAGAAGTTAAAAACCTCTGCGTCTCCTTTAAGACTCGCAAAGGCACCGTTCGCGCTGTAAACAATCTTTCATTTTCGATCAACCATGGTGAGGTTCTAGGCATCGTGGGCGAATCAGGATCGGGCAAGAGCGTTTCCATGAGCGCGGTCATGGGTTTAATCAAAGATGACAATGCAGAAATAACTGGTGAAGTTTTATTTAACGGAGAAGATTTACTCAAGAAAAGCGATGATGAATTACGCGCAATCCGAGGTAAAGATATTGCGATGGTTTTTCAAGACCCTATGACTGCGTTGACACCTGTCTACACAATCGGTTGGCATATTCGCGAACAACTTCAATTACACGGCAATATTTCAAACCAAGCAGCCAAACTACGCGCCATTGAATTATTAGAAGAAGTGGGGATTCCAGATCCTGCCAAGCGCGTGGATCAATATCCTCATGAATTCTCGGGCGGCATGAGACAGCGTGCAATTATTGCGATGGCACTATCGCTTAATCCAAAGCTGCTCATTGCAGATGAACCAACGACTGCGCTAGATGTAACAATCCAGGCGCAGATTTTGGATCTCTTGGAAAGATTACGTAAGACCCATAACTCATCCATCATCATCATTACTCACGATATGGGAGTTGTATCCGAACTCTCCTCTGAAGTATTAGTCATGTATGCAGGCCGCATGGTTGAGCGATCAACTAAGAGTGCTCTCTTTGCTAACCCACAACACCCCTACACAAAGGGATTGATGAACTCTGTGCCACGCGTTGATCGTGCTCGCACATCACGACTTGAAACTATTTCGGGTCAGCCAGCATCCCTTCTTAATCTGCCTAGTGGTTGTGCATTTAGAACGCGTTGTTCATCTGCCCATGCGGCTTGCACCGAGCAACCTGTCTTTACCGCCGATAGCAATGGATATGGCGCAGCATGCTTTCTTCTCACAGAAGGAGCGCGCTCATGA
- a CDS encoding ABC transporter permease, which translates to MTTHEPAFDLSSESPGKIALRTLVRDRRSWVASTMLVIVVALTLAAPLYASLVSKTDPFVSTINGTVVLDGVEVQVLQQSTEGLRLGVNPIGPTWKIGPYFLGADNQGRDVAARLLYGGTNTLLIGFSAAALTLIVATIVGVIAGYSGKIIDSVISRILDVIWAFPVYLLSISLSVVLLTSGFKWGPLSLEAGSLYLPIFIIGLVYVPYVARPIRGQVLALREREFVKAAIGGGAKNSTIIFREILPNVIPSVLVFIPLMVSLAMLTESALSFLSIGVQPPDASWGTIIKDGLGLLYTRPIVALTPGLFIVITAVSLNLLGDAVRDALDPKARLRGAF; encoded by the coding sequence ATGACTACGCACGAACCAGCGTTCGATCTCTCTTCGGAGAGTCCGGGCAAAATTGCCCTCCGAACGCTGGTTCGTGATCGTAGATCATGGGTTGCGTCAACGATGTTGGTCATCGTTGTCGCACTTACCCTGGCTGCTCCGCTGTACGCCTCCCTCGTTTCAAAGACTGATCCATTTGTTTCAACCATTAACGGAACCGTTGTCTTAGATGGTGTTGAAGTTCAGGTTTTACAACAATCAACTGAAGGACTCAGACTTGGTGTTAATCCGATTGGTCCTACATGGAAAATTGGTCCTTACTTTTTAGGCGCCGATAATCAAGGTCGCGACGTCGCAGCACGCTTGTTATATGGCGGCACAAATACTCTATTAATCGGATTTTCAGCCGCGGCTCTGACTTTGATTGTTGCAACAATCGTTGGTGTTATCGCTGGCTATTCAGGAAAAATTATTGACTCTGTTATCTCTCGAATTTTAGATGTGATTTGGGCATTTCCAGTTTATTTACTCTCAATTTCACTCTCAGTTGTGCTTCTTACAAGCGGATTTAAATGGGGCCCGCTTTCGCTAGAAGCAGGCTCACTCTATTTACCAATATTTATTATCGGTCTTGTCTATGTGCCATACGTAGCACGCCCAATTCGCGGGCAAGTATTAGCTCTACGTGAACGTGAGTTTGTAAAGGCTGCAATCGGTGGCGGTGCGAAGAATTCAACAATTATCTTTCGTGAAATCTTGCCTAACGTAATTCCCAGCGTTTTAGTCTTTATCCCTTTGATGGTTTCTCTTGCCATGCTTACTGAATCAGCACTCTCCTTCTTATCTATTGGTGTTCAGCCACCAGATGCTTCATGGGGCACGATTATTAAAGATGGTCTTGGACTTCTATACACGCGACCAATAGTTGCTCTGACTCCGGGTCTTTTCATCGTTATTACTGCTGTCTCACTTAACTTACTAGGTGACGCCGTACGCGATGCACTCGATCCAAAAGCTCGTCTGCGTGGTGCATTTTGA
- a CDS encoding ABC transporter permease, protein MTRFIIKRLAAAVFVLVSISILVFLIFFATPGVDPAARIAGRNADQLTLQQVRATFDLDKPIHIRYVSMMKHLFIDRDLTSYVNRGAEVLPQLTQAIPATLSLVFGAAIIWLFLGLVLGITAAGMRKSWVDPAIGIIGIIGVSLPVYWLGEVVNLITQGRLHATLFRWVPPLGYVPFTESPGGWFLALLFPWLTLSLLYAGIYIRVIRSEIVGLMQEDYIKTERAKGAGEKRILIKHASRMSLITVVSLFGLDFGALVGGSALLTEVVFGIQGVGRLTFTALQNFDLPLIMATVMYAAFFIVIANAVVDLVYAWIDPRVRRG, encoded by the coding sequence TTGACGCGATTTATCATTAAGCGCCTTGCTGCTGCCGTATTCGTTCTGGTCTCCATCAGTATCTTGGTCTTTCTCATCTTCTTTGCAACTCCTGGTGTAGATCCAGCAGCCCGTATTGCAGGACGAAATGCTGATCAACTTACCTTGCAGCAAGTGCGCGCAACATTTGATTTAGATAAACCAATTCATATTCGTTATGTGTCGATGATGAAGCACTTATTTATTGATCGCGACTTAACTTCCTATGTAAACCGCGGCGCAGAAGTGTTGCCACAACTTACTCAAGCGATTCCAGCGACTCTTTCACTTGTTTTTGGTGCAGCCATTATTTGGTTATTCCTCGGATTAGTACTTGGAATAACGGCCGCCGGAATGCGAAAATCTTGGGTCGATCCTGCCATTGGCATTATTGGAATCATTGGCGTTTCCCTGCCCGTTTATTGGCTCGGCGAGGTGGTCAACTTAATAACGCAAGGGCGTTTGCACGCCACTTTGTTTAGGTGGGTTCCACCACTTGGTTATGTTCCATTTACCGAAAGCCCCGGTGGTTGGTTCTTAGCGCTGCTCTTTCCTTGGCTGACGCTCTCACTTTTATATGCTGGTATTTATATTCGTGTAATCCGCAGCGAAATTGTTGGATTGATGCAAGAAGATTACATAAAGACAGAGCGCGCTAAGGGCGCTGGTGAAAAACGTATTTTGATTAAGCATGCAAGTCGCATGAGTCTTATTACTGTTGTTTCACTCTTCGGATTAGATTTTGGCGCCCTCGTTGGCGGATCAGCTCTTCTGACAGAAGTTGTCTTTGGTATTCAAGGCGTGGGTCGACTGACCTTTACAGCGCTACAAAACTTTGATCTACCTCTGATTATGGCCACAGTTATGTATGCAGCTTTCTTTATTGTTATCGCAAACGCCGTAGTTGACTTGGTTTACGCGTGGATAGATCCGCGGGTGCGTCGTGGCTGA
- a CDS encoding proline iminopeptidase-family hydrolase produces MSEMKWQHGSTWYRVVGDLKSSKTPVMILHGGPGAGHNYCEPIAEVLAQTGRAGVLYDQIGCGNSTHLPDKPKEFWTPELFMEELVLLTEHLGISNKYDIVGQSWGGMLGMQFAITKPKGLNAMVIADSPASMEVWVSEANKLRKELPPEVEATLLKHEAAETTEDPEYVAAVDVFYSRHLCRIPQPPYVLASFEQLAADPTVYHTMNGPSEFHVIGSLKHWDIRPQLKEISTPTLLVSGQYDEATPAMVKEIQGLIPGSKWELFAESSHMPHVEEPAKFKRVVSEFLDSHD; encoded by the coding sequence ATGAGTGAAATGAAATGGCAGCATGGAAGCACGTGGTATCGAGTAGTTGGCGATCTAAAGAGTTCAAAGACTCCTGTCATGATTTTGCATGGTGGACCAGGTGCGGGCCATAACTACTGTGAACCAATCGCTGAAGTACTAGCGCAAACAGGGCGCGCAGGCGTTTTGTATGACCAAATTGGTTGCGGTAACTCAACGCATTTACCGGATAAGCCAAAAGAGTTCTGGACTCCAGAGTTGTTTATGGAAGAGCTCGTGCTCTTGACCGAGCACTTAGGTATTTCAAATAAGTACGACATTGTTGGTCAATCCTGGGGCGGAATGCTTGGAATGCAATTTGCAATTACAAAGCCAAAGGGATTAAACGCGATGGTAATTGCAGACTCACCTGCGAGCATGGAAGTCTGGGTATCTGAAGCAAACAAGTTGCGCAAAGAGTTACCGCCTGAAGTTGAAGCAACTCTTCTTAAGCACGAAGCTGCAGAGACAACCGAAGACCCAGAATATGTTGCAGCTGTTGATGTCTTTTATTCACGCCACCTGTGCCGAATTCCGCAGCCACCATATGTGCTTGCAAGCTTTGAGCAATTGGCCGCAGACCCAACTGTGTATCACACGATGAATGGACCTAGTGAGTTCCACGTAATTGGATCACTTAAGCACTGGGATATTCGCCCACAACTAAAAGAGATAAGCACGCCAACTCTTTTGGTTTCTGGCCAATATGACGAAGCAACTCCTGCAATGGTTAAAGAGATTCAAGGCTTAATTCCCGGATCTAAGTGGGAACTATTTGCTGAGTCATCTCACATGCCACATGTGGAAGAACCAGCTAAATTTAAAAGAGTTGTATCTGAGTTTTTAGATTCACACGACTAA
- a CDS encoding ABC transporter ATP-binding protein yields MSNEILSVKNISKIYESSGGSFGRKNKVSALDGVSFNLAQGETLGIVGESGCGKSTLGRIISRLDSPTSGEIIYKGNDIAKKSLAAMRPLRKEIQFIFQDPYASLNPRRQIGAIIEEPMRIHGVSKDERRARAHELLEKVGLDKNSYEKYPHEFSGGQRQRVVIARALTLKPELIIADEPVSALDVSIQAQVLNLFKELQDEMKLTYVFVAHDLGVVRHISDRIAVMYLGKIVELGTVEEIYNNPQHPYTKALLSANPRIDQSAQNTRQILTGDIPSPLNRPSGCSFHTRCPIAVAECSTREPELRRIGAVDVACNLVV; encoded by the coding sequence ATGAGCAATGAAATTTTAAGTGTGAAGAACATCAGCAAGATTTATGAATCAAGTGGTGGCAGTTTTGGCCGCAAAAATAAGGTTTCAGCACTCGATGGCGTCTCATTTAATCTTGCGCAAGGTGAAACTCTTGGCATTGTTGGCGAATCCGGATGCGGTAAATCAACTCTTGGACGAATCATCTCTCGCCTGGACTCCCCTACGTCAGGTGAAATCATCTATAAAGGAAATGACATTGCAAAGAAATCACTGGCTGCAATGCGTCCGCTACGTAAAGAGATTCAATTTATCTTCCAAGATCCTTATGCATCCCTTAATCCACGTCGCCAAATTGGTGCAATCATCGAAGAGCCAATGCGCATTCATGGGGTTAGCAAAGATGAGCGTCGTGCCCGCGCACATGAGCTACTTGAAAAAGTTGGTTTAGATAAGAATTCCTATGAAAAATACCCGCACGAATTCTCTGGTGGGCAACGCCAACGCGTTGTGATTGCTCGCGCTTTAACACTCAAGCCAGAGTTGATCATTGCAGATGAGCCCGTCAGCGCACTCGATGTTTCTATTCAGGCACAGGTTCTTAACCTCTTTAAAGAGCTGCAAGATGAGATGAAGTTGACCTACGTCTTCGTAGCGCACGATCTCGGTGTCGTGCGACATATCTCAGATCGCATTGCCGTTATGTATCTAGGAAAAATAGTTGAACTGGGCACTGTTGAAGAGATCTATAACAACCCGCAACATCCATATACGAAGGCTTTGTTATCGGCTAACCCACGCATTGATCAAAGCGCACAGAACACCCGCCAGATTCTGACCGGAGATATTCCATCACCACTTAATCGACCAAGTGGATGCTCATTTCACACACGCTGTCCTATTGCGGTCGCAGAGTGCAGCACACGCGAACCAGAGCTACGCCGTATTGGCGCAGTCGATGTTGCTTGTAATTTAGTCGTGTGA